In the genome of Fibrobacter succinogenes, one region contains:
- a CDS encoding FISUMP domain-containing protein encodes MKTNRIVLALVAWMLVAEPACAKSSLKGLLKSLGKGKQKQTEKEVPAAENPKPETAESRTAANSQAKPTAQAKNTFVDSRDGATYKFVKIGDLVWMAQNLNYGDTVTAPGLIGNSWCYDNDKRNCAQYGRLYSWSAAMDSAGNISNNAKGCGKGKKCTPTYPVRGVCPEGWHFPELAEWQNLADAVDRKKEALLANIYYGAKDEYGFAGLAAGSHRFDGTDTVFWGLTHNGDFWTSSEYDEKEAFEWGLASNKWSYGEPGYGKTAGYSVRCVKDDSLAAANVVFHDPRDAKSYKVANIGGVVWFAHNLDFKTKESWCFNDGWANCERYGRLYTWKAAQNACPNGWRLPTDSELPAIVDNVERLQIEAFGNRDVKGKYGWPPRAEFWTSGATGSKGKFYYYDLNTKTGNFETLNKKAAKSVRCVKK; translated from the coding sequence ATGAAAACGAATAGAATCGTACTGGCCCTAGTGGCATGGATGCTTGTTGCTGAACCGGCTTGTGCAAAGTCTTCGTTGAAAGGCCTTCTAAAATCTTTAGGCAAGGGAAAACAAAAGCAAACTGAAAAAGAAGTCCCAGCCGCAGAAAACCCAAAGCCGGAAACCGCAGAATCTCGAACAGCGGCTAATTCTCAAGCAAAGCCTACCGCCCAAGCTAAGAACACGTTTGTAGATTCCAGAGATGGCGCTACATATAAATTTGTGAAAATTGGTGATTTGGTTTGGATGGCGCAGAACTTGAATTATGGCGATACTGTCACGGCTCCTGGATTAATTGGAAACTCCTGGTGCTATGACAATGATAAACGTAATTGCGCTCAGTATGGGCGTCTGTACTCATGGTCAGCCGCAATGGATAGTGCCGGAAATATTTCGAATAACGCAAAAGGCTGTGGCAAAGGAAAAAAATGTACTCCGACTTACCCCGTTCGTGGCGTTTGCCCGGAAGGTTGGCATTTCCCTGAATTGGCCGAGTGGCAGAACTTGGCAGATGCTGTAGATAGAAAAAAAGAAGCCTTGCTTGCAAATATCTATTATGGTGCTAAAGATGAATACGGCTTTGCGGGGCTTGCTGCGGGTAGCCATAGATTTGATGGTACTGATACCGTATTTTGGGGGCTTACTCACAACGGCGATTTTTGGACTTCCTCGGAATACGATGAAAAAGAAGCTTTTGAATGGGGGCTAGCGTCTAATAAGTGGTCGTATGGGGAACCTGGGTATGGAAAGACTGCTGGGTATTCTGTCCGTTGTGTAAAGGATGATAGTCTTGCGGCTGCAAATGTAGTGTTCCATGACCCTCGCGATGCGAAGTCGTATAAGGTTGCAAATATTGGTGGCGTTGTGTGGTTTGCCCATAATTTGGATTTCAAGACAAAAGAAAGTTGGTGCTTCAATGACGGCTGGGCCAATTGTGAAAGATATGGCCGTCTTTATACTTGGAAGGCCGCTCAAAACGCTTGCCCCAATGGATGGCGCCTCCCTACAGATAGTGAATTGCCTGCTATAGTTGATAACGTTGAACGACTTCAAATCGAAGCTTTTGGTAATCGCGATGTTAAAGGCAAATATGGATGGCCCCCTCGAGCTGAATTTTGGACGAGTGGCGCTACAGGTAGTAAGGGTAAGTTCTATTACTATGACCTAAACACTAAAACGGGCAACTTTGAAACGCTCAATAAAAAAGCCGCCAAATCCGTCCGCTGCGTCAAGAAATAA
- the queF gene encoding preQ(1) synthase, with amino-acid sequence MRSEAELEGVTLLGNNKTQYKTTYSPEVLEKFPNKHPGNDYMVTFNCPEFTSLCPKTGQPDFAEIKINYIPDQYLVESKSLKLYLFSFRNHGDFHEDCVNIIMKDLVKLLDPKYIEVEGIFMPRGGISLYPFANYGKPGTEFEAIAKNRLFSAIDRRR; translated from the coding sequence ATGCGTTCAGAAGCTGAACTCGAAGGCGTAACGCTCTTGGGCAACAACAAGACCCAGTACAAGACGACCTACAGCCCCGAAGTGCTCGAAAAGTTCCCGAACAAGCATCCGGGTAACGACTACATGGTCACTTTCAATTGCCCGGAATTCACGAGCCTCTGCCCGAAAACGGGCCAGCCGGACTTTGCCGAAATCAAGATCAATTACATTCCTGACCAGTATTTGGTGGAATCCAAGTCGCTCAAGCTTTACTTGTTCTCTTTCCGCAACCATGGCGATTTCCATGAAGACTGCGTGAACATCATCATGAAGGACTTGGTGAAGCTTTTGGATCCGAAGTACATCGAAGTCGAAGGCATCTTTATGCCGCGCGGTGGCATTTCGCTTTACCCGTTCGCTAACTACGGCAAGCCGGGCACGGAATTCGAAGCCATCGCCAAGAATCGTCTGTTTTCTGCGATAGATCGTAGAAGATAG
- a CDS encoding queuosine precursor transporter codes for MQNEIILIASIFVFFGGLVAFFRFFGKQGIFAWTVICTIAANIEVLILVHAFGLDTTLGNVIFASSFLATDIMSEIFGKKEASRCVKIGILANVTFILISQSWFLYIPAEGDTMAEPIRTVFSNTPRVMLASLFAYAVCEMYDVWAYHAVWKWTEKKFGSKKRYLWLRNNGSTLVSQLINVVVFNLLAFAGVFPWNTIGEILIFGYGIFIVTSLMDTPFVYLARRIAEKHPELLNE; via the coding sequence ATGCAAAACGAAATTATCCTAATCGCCTCTATCTTCGTGTTCTTTGGCGGTCTCGTTGCATTCTTCCGCTTCTTCGGCAAGCAGGGCATTTTCGCCTGGACCGTCATTTGCACGATTGCCGCCAACATCGAAGTGCTCATTCTCGTGCATGCCTTCGGGCTCGATACTACGCTCGGTAATGTCATCTTCGCTTCTTCTTTCTTGGCGACCGACATCATGAGCGAAATTTTCGGCAAAAAAGAAGCAAGCCGTTGCGTTAAAATTGGCATTCTTGCAAATGTCACGTTCATTCTCATTTCGCAAAGCTGGTTCTTGTACATCCCGGCCGAAGGCGATACAATGGCAGAACCCATCCGCACGGTGTTCTCGAATACGCCACGTGTGATGCTTGCTAGTTTGTTTGCATACGCCGTCTGCGAAATGTACGATGTGTGGGCATACCACGCCGTCTGGAAATGGACCGAAAAAAAGTTTGGCAGCAAGAAGCGTTATTTGTGGCTGCGCAACAACGGTTCCACGCTGGTGAGCCAGTTGATTAACGTGGTCGTGTTTAACCTGCTTGCGTTTGCTGGCGTTTTTCCGTGGAATACGATTGGTGAAATTTTAATCTTCGGCTACGGCATCTTCATCGTGACATCGCTCATGGACACTCCGTTTGTGTACCTTGCACGCCGCATCGCCGAAAAACACCCGGAACTGCTGAACGAGTAA
- a CDS encoding NAD-dependent epimerase/dehydratase family protein — translation MNLQFNDSSITVAIVGCGGFIGCHLLDAILSRTQWRVFGVDLNFYRIQHRLSNERCEFMVADLADKSVVERIAKYPVVMNLAAICTPSRYMAEAPEVIRSNYDHPAALADACAKSGSWLIHFSTSEIYGRTSADSGLLVEDESELTFGPVTASRWSYATAKLLTERYIAGLKNLKWTVVRPFNFVGPYMDFMPGVDGSGIPRVLANFSSALVRGEPLKLVNGGIAKRSFTSVFDAVDFMFALFESDKTPFSQAFNIGNPDNEITIAELAWKMRKIYAEIKGMSLESVPEPEEVSGVEYYGEGYEDSMRRLPSVEKAERLLGFKAKTPIDVVLRESLEWFVGHYSNTSHSDTDSASS, via the coding sequence ATGAACCTCCAGTTCAACGATTCTAGTATCACCGTAGCCATTGTTGGCTGCGGTGGTTTTATTGGGTGCCACCTTCTCGATGCTATTTTGTCGCGCACGCAGTGGCGCGTTTTTGGCGTTGATTTGAATTTTTACAGGATCCAGCACAGGCTCAGCAACGAGCGTTGCGAGTTCATGGTGGCTGACCTCGCCGATAAGAGTGTCGTTGAACGAATTGCAAAATATCCAGTTGTAATGAACTTGGCTGCGATTTGCACGCCGAGCCGATACATGGCGGAAGCTCCCGAAGTTATCCGCAGTAATTACGACCATCCGGCAGCGTTGGCCGATGCTTGCGCCAAGTCGGGTTCATGGTTGATTCATTTTTCGACGTCCGAGATTTACGGTCGCACGTCTGCAGATTCTGGCTTGCTTGTCGAAGATGAGTCGGAACTCACGTTTGGTCCGGTAACTGCAAGCCGTTGGAGTTATGCCACTGCGAAGCTCCTCACGGAACGCTATATTGCGGGCCTCAAGAATTTAAAGTGGACCGTGGTGCGGCCGTTTAACTTTGTTGGGCCGTACATGGACTTTATGCCTGGGGTCGATGGCTCGGGTATTCCGCGTGTGCTTGCGAACTTTTCGTCGGCGCTTGTGCGCGGCGAACCGCTCAAGCTCGTGAATGGCGGAATTGCCAAGCGTAGCTTTACAAGTGTCTTTGATGCGGTCGATTTTATGTTCGCTTTGTTTGAATCGGACAAAACGCCGTTCTCGCAAGCGTTCAATATCGGGAATCCGGACAACGAAATTACGATTGCCGAGTTGGCGTGGAAAATGCGCAAGATTTATGCAGAAATTAAAGGTATGAGCCTTGAGTCTGTTCCTGAACCGGAAGAGGTTTCGGGGGTGGAATATTACGGCGAAGGTTACGAAGATTCCATGCGCCGTTTGCCGTCAGTCGAAAAGGCGGAGCGCTTGCTTGGCTTCAAGGCAAAAACTCCGATTGATGTGGTGCTACGCGAATCGTTAGAGTGGTTTGTCGGACATTACAGCAATACAAGTCATTCTGATACTGATTCTGCGTCATCCTGA
- a CDS encoding glycosyltransferase family 2 protein, producing the protein MSCSAIDYFIFVPAYNVENTLVEVLSKIDESILSRARVLVIDDGSRDGTAQAYLNFLDSDCWKISETARNLSSHFGYLKFEQNSGYGAVVKKGIAEGLASGAAFIACLHGDGQYPAEKLGEFFAEMENNNLDLLQGSRHAIAGEAKRGGMPLHKRIGGAFLTALENIAFRVKLTDRHSGFIVYSSRFLKTVDLNRLSPSFDIDLELISIADARHFAIAELPIPTRYAGEKSNLNVVTYGLRVLRQIWRRLMIH; encoded by the coding sequence ATGTCTTGCTCTGCGATAGATTACTTCATCTTTGTTCCTGCGTACAACGTAGAAAATACGCTAGTCGAAGTCCTTTCAAAAATTGATGAATCTATTTTGTCGCGCGCTCGTGTGCTTGTCATTGATGATGGCTCTCGCGATGGTACTGCCCAAGCTTACTTGAATTTTTTGGATTCCGATTGCTGGAAAATTTCTGAGACCGCACGCAATCTCTCATCTCATTTTGGATATTTAAAATTTGAACAAAATAGCGGTTACGGTGCCGTGGTCAAAAAAGGCATTGCCGAAGGCTTGGCTTCGGGTGCTGCGTTTATTGCTTGCTTGCATGGCGATGGACAATACCCTGCTGAAAAGTTAGGCGAGTTCTTTGCTGAGATGGAAAATAACAATCTCGATTTGCTGCAAGGTTCACGACATGCGATTGCGGGCGAAGCAAAACGCGGCGGCATGCCGCTACACAAACGCATTGGCGGTGCTTTCTTGACCGCATTAGAAAATATTGCTTTTCGCGTAAAACTCACGGACCGTCATAGCGGCTTTATCGTTTATTCCTCGCGATTCCTGAAAACTGTAGATTTGAATCGCCTGAGCCCCTCGTTTGATATTGACTTGGAACTGATTTCCATTGCGGATGCTCGCCATTTTGCGATTGCAGAACTCCCGATTCCTACGCGCTATGCCGGCGAAAAATCGAACCTGAATGTTGTCACTTACGGACTCCGCGTGCTGAGGCAAATTTGGCGCCGTTTAATGATACACTAA
- a CDS encoding TonB family protein codes for MKQPLIASAIVAVLALLSGCAKTMQLDDPQLYDQYLTRSYNQRVDVCYNAVLTTFKERGVDLTKADPIAGRIVTEKHVAAIYAGYGVVGTISHRYYIDVKGDTENCTIKITKYKAWKGDNEVPYVKVDDVYAYYWAPLFGGFESNFDEDKDDAIRTREEMDAVMSQHRPELDEIYNQYLKKTKKKFEGYVALKFTIAPKGNIIDISIEATTTGELDFDQLIKAAVSTWNFGEVSGANMTRIVTFSFSAKKLEDSGKNGGRRAHGDGGDKLDSLLKTSGDNGSGGIGGSVGTATDDDVNVNGKRKASDIMKVVEQRKPALRNIYNKYRKKNPEFEGRIVVKFTIDANGDVVKFSILSSTTNNAKFDGEIKKVISGWKFGKVEVGNTTATIPFTFAE; via the coding sequence ATGAAACAACCCCTTATTGCCTCTGCTATAGTTGCTGTATTAGCACTCCTCTCTGGATGTGCCAAGACCATGCAACTCGATGATCCGCAACTTTACGACCAATATCTCACTAGGAGTTACAACCAGCGTGTTGACGTGTGCTACAATGCTGTGTTGACCACTTTCAAGGAACGAGGCGTTGATCTCACTAAGGCCGATCCCATTGCTGGCCGAATCGTAACGGAAAAACATGTTGCTGCAATATATGCAGGTTATGGTGTTGTCGGCACAATTTCGCACCGCTATTACATCGACGTGAAAGGCGATACAGAAAATTGTACCATCAAGATAACTAAGTATAAGGCTTGGAAGGGTGACAATGAAGTTCCCTATGTCAAAGTCGATGACGTCTACGCTTATTACTGGGCACCCTTGTTTGGTGGTTTCGAAAGCAACTTCGATGAAGATAAAGACGATGCAATCCGTACTCGTGAGGAGATGGATGCGGTCATGAGCCAACACCGTCCGGAACTCGATGAAATCTACAATCAGTATTTAAAGAAAACGAAAAAGAAATTTGAGGGTTATGTTGCTCTGAAGTTCACAATTGCTCCCAAAGGAAATATCATTGATATTTCTATTGAAGCGACGACTACGGGCGAACTTGATTTTGACCAACTCATTAAAGCGGCTGTCAGCACTTGGAATTTTGGCGAGGTGTCTGGCGCAAATATGACCAGAATCGTTACGTTCTCTTTCTCGGCTAAAAAGCTTGAAGACTCTGGCAAGAATGGTGGACGTCGTGCTCATGGTGATGGCGGCGATAAACTCGATAGCTTGTTGAAAACGAGTGGCGACAATGGTAGCGGAGGCATTGGCGGTTCCGTAGGTACGGCTACAGATGACGATGTCAATGTCAATGGAAAACGCAAGGCATCGGATATAATGAAGGTTGTTGAACAACGCAAGCCTGCTCTTAGGAATATTTACAACAAATATCGGAAGAAAAATCCTGAATTCGAGGGCAGAATTGTCGTGAAGTTCACGATTGACGCAAATGGTGATGTCGTTAAATTTTCAATTCTTTCGTCTACGACGAACAATGCAAAGTTCGATGGCGAAATCAAGAAGGTTATCAGTGGTTGGAAATTCGGTAAGGTTGAAGTTGGCAACACAACGGCTACAATCCCATTCACTTTCGCAGAATAA
- a CDS encoding MoxR family ATPase, which translates to MVKNLIQSLNGVLLGKSEAVELLVMALLADGHVLIEDVPGTGKTTIAKALATAVGADFARIQFTPDLLPADVTGGAVFKANTGEFEIRKGPVFTQVLLADEINRASPRTQSALLEAMEERQVSLEGERHALPKLFMVLATENPVEFHGVFPLPEAQMDRFLVRLSLGYPTAETELGILRAHRDGRPLDTLTAVTTPDEVIAMRNDVRKIHIDESLEMYVVSLVQATRTNPAVRLAASPRAGINLIKMAQSSAYVAGRGFVNPDDIQHVFFPVMEHRVFAKDSNTPGASRQILEGVLKQVKVPK; encoded by the coding sequence ATGGTTAAAAATCTTATACAGTCTTTAAATGGGGTGCTGCTCGGAAAATCCGAGGCGGTTGAACTTTTGGTTATGGCTCTCCTCGCCGATGGTCATGTGCTCATCGAGGATGTGCCGGGAACGGGCAAGACGACGATTGCGAAGGCGCTGGCGACGGCGGTTGGAGCCGATTTTGCGCGCATCCAGTTTACGCCGGACTTATTGCCTGCCGATGTGACGGGCGGTGCGGTATTCAAGGCAAATACGGGCGAGTTCGAAATTCGCAAGGGGCCTGTGTTTACGCAGGTGCTGTTGGCGGACGAAATCAACCGCGCGTCCCCGCGAACGCAGAGTGCACTCCTAGAAGCGATGGAAGAACGCCAGGTATCGCTCGAAGGTGAACGCCATGCGCTCCCGAAACTGTTCATGGTGCTTGCGACGGAAAACCCCGTGGAATTCCATGGTGTGTTTCCGCTCCCTGAGGCGCAGATGGACCGATTCTTGGTGCGCCTTTCGCTTGGGTATCCGACGGCGGAAACGGAACTTGGCATTTTGCGCGCACATCGCGATGGGCGACCGCTCGATACGCTTACAGCGGTGACAACTCCGGATGAAGTTATTGCAATGCGTAACGATGTTCGCAAAATTCACATTGATGAGTCTCTTGAAATGTATGTGGTTTCGCTGGTGCAGGCAACGCGTACAAATCCGGCGGTGCGCTTGGCCGCAAGCCCTCGTGCGGGAATCAACCTCATCAAGATGGCACAATCGAGTGCGTACGTTGCTGGGCGAGGCTTTGTGAATCCCGATGATATCCAGCACGTGTTCTTTCCGGTGATGGAACATCGCGTGTTTGCAAAAGATTCGAATACGCCCGGCGCTTCCAGACAAATTCTCGAAGGCGTCTTGAAACAGGTGAAAGTGCCGAAGTAA
- a CDS encoding DUF58 domain-containing protein produces the protein MHLYYIWQEGFTPVGHAAAALMMFSMFAGAVPGFWAAWVFCGLDFMYLLALVPSLFMTARKSLFKAGDITVRNVYEGEVSTVRLQVYAVDKLNAVSLGCFRMDSSLKCVESELVQIVAHGSAELTCKIQTKKRGAFEIPKVALILPEINGALRYAANTGKAELLVIPRPLRVSAFPFLISGASGAVFAPLLMPSLTRGMNFVGVREYREGDALRDLHHKAFARYGKPFTKEFETERGAGAILVLDVTARNLREKSSVEMLIRLAAGIGLWLLERNALGRFFIGDDEISLVQADGGESFLEALARIPASSLLESRFSKGARASRAATNSRNATRTPKLWSPAARPLGPVLRVGLFATDDPLVHKQVVLESHSLAAGALKATVSDDVLAVNAKLLERSFEKSHETEVGL, from the coding sequence ATGCATTTGTATTACATTTGGCAAGAAGGTTTTACGCCGGTGGGGCATGCGGCGGCTGCGCTCATGATGTTCTCGATGTTTGCGGGGGCGGTGCCCGGTTTTTGGGCGGCGTGGGTGTTTTGCGGTTTGGACTTCATGTATCTTTTGGCGCTTGTGCCAAGCCTTTTCATGACTGCGCGAAAGAGCCTGTTCAAGGCGGGTGACATCACGGTGCGCAATGTTTACGAAGGTGAAGTTTCGACGGTTCGCTTGCAAGTTTATGCTGTGGACAAGCTAAATGCTGTGTCGCTGGGTTGCTTCCGCATGGATTCTTCGCTTAAATGTGTCGAATCGGAACTTGTGCAAATTGTGGCTCACGGATCTGCGGAATTGACTTGCAAAATACAGACGAAAAAGCGCGGTGCTTTTGAAATCCCGAAGGTGGCACTTATCTTGCCTGAAATCAACGGGGCACTTCGTTATGCGGCGAATACAGGGAAAGCCGAACTTCTCGTAATCCCGCGCCCGCTGCGCGTGAGCGCTTTCCCGTTTTTGATCTCGGGGGCAAGTGGTGCTGTTTTTGCTCCACTTTTAATGCCGAGCCTCACTCGTGGAATGAATTTTGTGGGCGTGCGCGAATACCGCGAAGGCGATGCGTTGCGCGATTTGCACCACAAAGCTTTTGCTCGTTACGGGAAACCGTTTACGAAGGAGTTCGAAACGGAACGTGGCGCGGGAGCAATCCTTGTGCTTGACGTGACTGCCCGAAATTTGCGCGAGAAATCCTCGGTTGAGATGTTAATCCGCTTGGCCGCTGGCATTGGCTTATGGCTCTTGGAACGGAATGCGCTCGGGCGTTTTTTCATTGGCGATGATGAAATTTCTTTGGTACAGGCGGATGGCGGCGAAAGCTTTTTAGAAGCGCTGGCGCGAATACCTGCATCTTCTTTGCTTGAATCGCGCTTTTCGAAAGGGGCTCGCGCATCTCGTGCCGCGACAAATTCTCGAAATGCGACACGTACGCCAAAACTTTGGTCGCCTGCGGCGCGCCCGCTTGGCCCTGTACTTCGCGTGGGGCTTTTTGCCACTGATGATCCGCTAGTGCACAAGCAAGTTGTTTTAGAATCGCACTCCTTGGCGGCTGGTGCATTGAAAGCTACGGTTTCGGACGATGTTTTGGCTGTTAATGCAAAACTTCTCGAACGCTCATTTGAAAAATCGCACGAAACGGAGGTGGGTCTATGA
- a CDS encoding transglutaminase-like domain-containing protein — protein sequence MMNFREICKTIFFCIVSVNLGISSGLEILGIIFAILFIAIHVKQYMLSKSAAIQRKIPRYRKLYAYGAIVPSALWWVLTPSVENGVSPYLVFIPAWYLLYLAWLQKRSLGNGGYEVFVVFNGIAALFMGLFQAPRGVVVSAAVALILAVYAFGRPRVAFYKRLLFVLMYASLCGSSYLGFKYWKSNHYYSGRWAEDYYVRNRVMGFDPVAALGSFSSNYNSKYNNEIILRIWDTLAPPYFRAAAYEKYVAGIWKLPPTAEKKLYPARYRVDYAVFETEDSITLAPNVKSVWVQATLDNFGFMFAAPNAVGVASKNADSLNYYSTNVFAGANGTRSDWYYYVSDSAEKLAITSAVSDEVDSAFLQIPEKDLNLLDSVAAAMALPTRDSAAFSEQQSEQQFAVRNLTAIESYFIKNFKYSYVVSWRRGFAGTSMNSGVSNMKDLLTLFWKNKEGYCEYYATLATLLLRHQGIPARYVTGFAHPEHVEGRPYVTFRRRHSHAWVEVFIDRKWYIFDPTPPVLVNSFAESSWFSKKVEGLKGRVSYVLHLLKDGEWRRVVDSWQTASERFVSGPVPYVILFVLLAVFAGIRFRKYRRNKVSTMVSKDAVRWISLLESTEKRLARMGFVRIPGETVSAFMVRIKQTMMAQARPAIKKASPKDSRIEKECNLLLKQLEEYESNRWR from the coding sequence ATGATGAACTTCCGTGAAATTTGCAAGACGATTTTCTTTTGCATAGTCTCGGTGAATTTGGGCATTTCGAGTGGCCTAGAAATTCTCGGTATTATTTTTGCAATCTTGTTTATTGCTATACACGTGAAGCAATATATGCTTTCGAAGTCGGCGGCGATTCAAAGAAAAATTCCTCGCTATAGAAAACTGTATGCGTATGGTGCGATTGTCCCGAGCGCTTTGTGGTGGGTGTTGACCCCAAGTGTCGAAAATGGTGTGTCGCCGTATTTGGTTTTTATTCCGGCGTGGTATTTACTTTATTTGGCTTGGCTGCAAAAACGAAGCCTTGGCAATGGCGGTTACGAAGTCTTTGTTGTGTTCAATGGAATCGCGGCACTCTTTATGGGGCTCTTTCAAGCGCCCCGTGGTGTTGTGGTGAGTGCTGCTGTTGCTTTGATCCTTGCTGTGTATGCGTTCGGACGTCCTCGCGTTGCGTTTTATAAAAGGCTTCTCTTTGTCTTGATGTATGCAAGTTTGTGCGGCTCTTCATATCTTGGATTTAAATATTGGAAAAGCAATCACTATTACAGTGGCCGCTGGGCCGAAGATTACTATGTGAGAAATCGCGTCATGGGTTTTGATCCCGTGGCTGCATTGGGCTCATTTTCGAGCAATTACAATTCAAAATACAATAACGAAATTATTCTAAGAATTTGGGATACGCTTGCTCCGCCATATTTTCGCGCTGCTGCTTATGAAAAATATGTGGCAGGCATTTGGAAACTCCCGCCTACAGCAGAAAAGAAACTTTATCCCGCCCGTTATCGCGTGGATTATGCCGTCTTTGAAACGGAAGATTCTATAACATTGGCGCCAAACGTGAAGTCTGTTTGGGTGCAGGCGACTTTAGACAATTTTGGCTTTATGTTTGCCGCTCCGAATGCCGTGGGCGTTGCGAGTAAAAATGCGGACTCGCTCAACTATTATTCGACAAATGTTTTTGCCGGTGCAAATGGAACGCGAAGCGATTGGTATTACTATGTGAGTGATTCTGCGGAAAAGCTTGCTATAACTTCGGCGGTGTCGGACGAGGTTGATTCTGCGTTCCTGCAAATTCCAGAAAAAGATTTGAACTTGCTTGATTCTGTAGCGGCTGCGATGGCGCTTCCTACTCGCGATTCTGCGGCATTCTCGGAACAGCAATCAGAACAGCAATTTGCCGTTCGGAATTTAACGGCTATTGAAAGTTATTTTATTAAAAATTTCAAATATTCGTATGTAGTGTCGTGGCGCAGAGGTTTTGCTGGAACTTCGATGAACTCAGGTGTCTCGAATATGAAAGACCTGCTTACGCTCTTCTGGAAAAATAAGGAGGGCTATTGTGAATACTATGCAACGCTTGCAACGCTTCTCTTGCGCCATCAGGGAATCCCTGCGCGTTATGTGACGGGCTTTGCGCATCCGGAACATGTCGAAGGTCGCCCTTACGTGACATTCCGTCGTCGCCATAGCCATGCCTGGGTTGAAGTTTTTATAGACCGCAAGTGGTATATTTTTGACCCGACTCCGCCTGTTCTTGTGAACTCCTTTGCGGAATCGTCTTGGTTCTCGAAAAAAGTGGAAGGGCTTAAAGGCCGTGTTTCGTATGTGCTTCATTTGCTTAAGGATGGCGAATGGCGCCGTGTTGTTGATAGCTGGCAGACCGCTTCGGAGCGCTTTGTTTCTGGCCCTGTGCCTTATGTGATTTTATTTGTATTGCTTGCCGTCTTTGCAGGAATAAGGTTCCGCAAATATCGCCGCAATAAAGTTTCAACTATGGTCTCGAAAGATGCGGTGCGATGGATTTCGTTGCTCGAATCTACTGAAAAGCGTTTGGCTCGAATGGGCTTTGTGCGCATTCCTGGCGAAACGGTTTCGGCGTTTATGGTTCGCATAAAGCAAACCATGATGGCGCAGGCTCGGCCGGCAATAAAAAAGGCGAGTCCCAAGGACTCGCGCATTGAAAAAGAATGTAACCTTTTGCTGAAACAGCTCGAAGAATACGAAAGCAATCGTTGGCGTTAA